A portion of the Thermodesulfovibrionia bacterium genome contains these proteins:
- the recN gene encoding DNA repair protein RecN, with product MLRELRIKNLAIIEDAAAEFGPGLNVLTGETGAGKSIIISALSLALGERATSTIIRSGEKEGTVQAFFDIKPGAFNKSVETFLRDSGVEADEGIILTRNISSTGKSKAYINDSMINLQTLSDASSALIDIHGQFEHQSLLAAEKQLELLDLHGGLHKERQEVSDLYERMSGLRQKISALTQKDKERLQRIDMLQFQIKEIESAGVKVGEEEELEEETKILSSAVRLAELANRAYDSLYSLDSASITNLSSVINDLKEISVIDSRAAEALKSAEEAMPLLEEASYFLRDYKDGINFDPARLEEVQERLELIKRLKKKYGETLQDVIDKRESALIELEELQHSEEMLDSLKKELDDSRNRLTEKAHELSKKRKSVAKKLEPKIIEELSKLSMPDTQFSISIAQQQGDDTADGFKVTSMGIDDIEFLISPNVGETLKPLSKIASGGELSRVMLALKGIMSDGDNIPVLVFDEIDAGIGGKAAETVGKRLKDLSSMHQVICITHLPQIASYADIHLKIEKKTEKGKTRVRINRVEKDARVEEIARMLSGEISDVSLKHAKEMLKAKQN from the coding sequence ATGCTGCGTGAGCTTCGAATAAAAAACCTCGCTATCATTGAAGATGCTGCTGCTGAGTTTGGGCCAGGGCTGAATGTTCTCACAGGCGAGACAGGCGCGGGCAAGTCAATCATAATATCTGCCTTATCACTTGCTCTCGGCGAAAGAGCGACGAGCACCATCATCCGCAGCGGAGAAAAAGAGGGGACAGTTCAGGCCTTCTTTGATATCAAACCCGGAGCATTTAATAAATCTGTAGAGACATTCTTGCGCGACTCAGGCGTCGAGGCTGATGAAGGCATCATCCTTACGAGGAATATTTCATCCACCGGAAAGAGCAAGGCGTATATCAATGATTCCATGATCAATCTTCAGACGCTCTCGGATGCGAGCAGTGCTCTCATTGATATCCATGGACAGTTCGAGCACCAGTCTCTGCTTGCGGCGGAAAAACAGCTTGAGCTTCTTGACCTACACGGCGGGCTGCATAAAGAGCGGCAGGAGGTTTCAGATCTCTATGAAAGGATGAGCGGGTTGAGGCAGAAGATATCCGCGCTAACTCAAAAGGATAAAGAGAGGCTGCAGAGAATTGATATGCTCCAGTTCCAGATAAAAGAGATCGAGTCAGCCGGTGTTAAAGTTGGAGAAGAAGAGGAGCTTGAGGAGGAGACAAAGATACTCAGCAGCGCGGTGCGTCTGGCTGAGCTTGCGAACCGGGCTTATGACTCTCTTTATTCTCTGGATTCTGCCAGTATCACAAATCTCTCTTCAGTGATCAATGACCTCAAAGAGATATCTGTCATAGACTCACGCGCTGCAGAGGCGCTCAAGTCGGCAGAGGAGGCGATGCCGCTTCTTGAGGAGGCTTCATACTTTCTCAGGGACTATAAGGATGGGATCAATTTTGATCCCGCAAGGCTTGAGGAGGTTCAGGAGAGGCTTGAACTGATAAAGAGGCTGAAGAAGAAATACGGCGAGACACTTCAGGATGTTATTGATAAGAGAGAGAGCGCGCTGATAGAGCTTGAGGAGCTTCAGCATTCTGAAGAGATGCTGGACAGTCTTAAAAAAGAGCTTGATGACTCTAGGAATAGGCTGACTGAAAAGGCGCATGAGCTTTCAAAGAAGCGGAAATCGGTTGCGAAAAAACTTGAGCCGAAGATCATAGAGGAACTTTCAAAGCTCTCCATGCCTGACACTCAATTCTCCATAAGCATCGCACAGCAGCAGGGTGATGATACGGCAGACGGCTTTAAAGTGACATCAATGGGAATCGATGATATCGAGTTTCTCATATCTCCGAATGTCGGCGAAACGCTCAAGCCGCTCTCAAAGATAGCATCCGGAGGCGAGCTTTCAAGGGTGATGCTTGCGCTAAAGGGCATCATGTCTGACGGCGACAATATCCCTGTCTTGGTATTTGATGAGATAGACGCTGGCATCGGGGGCAAGGCAGCTGAGACTGTGGGCAAAAGGCTGAAGGACCTTTCATCCATGCATCAGGTGATATGCATAACGCACCTTCCGCAGATAGCATCTTACGCCGATATCCATCTCAAGATAGAGAAGAAGACGGAGAAAGGCAAGACCAGGGTCAGGATAAATCGGGTGGAGAAGGATGCCCGGGTCGAGGAGATCGCCCGTATGCTCAGCGGTGAGATATCGGATGTGTCATTGAAGCATGCGAAAGAGATGCTTAAAGCAAAACAGAATTAA
- the cysS gene encoding cysteine--tRNA ligase, which produces MLKVYNTMSGEKENFIPVDPNNVRMYVCGITAYDVCHLGHARSAIVFDIIKRYLRYRGYKVTHVRNITDIDDKIIKRANEEGISTEAVAKKYTDEYYTDMELLGVSRADIEPNATDHIKEMIETISGLIDKGFAYAVDGDVYFEVAKFEGYGKLSKKNVDDLMAGARVDVDERKKSPLDFALWKASKPNEPWWESPWGKGRPGWHIECTAMSSEYLGETFDIHGGGADLTFPHHENEIAQSEAYTGKPFVKYWMHNGFITLAKEKMSKSLGNFFTIKEILAKYDPEVVRTFLLSAHYRSPIEFSDVHLNEAESYIDRYYTTATRIADFIKNAVEKEKPASSDELEALLSSFKDKFQGSMDDDFNTASALGHIFELIREVNKFLDAKPSGQKAKDLVQRTRSLLAEAGGILNIFNRTSEEWYRSLIKVKGITLTEEKIQGMISARQEARANKDWKTSDNIRDGLLEQGIILEDKADGTGWKVKVG; this is translated from the coding sequence ATGTTAAAGGTATATAACACAATGAGCGGAGAGAAGGAGAACTTTATTCCTGTTGACCCGAATAACGTAAGGATGTATGTATGCGGCATCACGGCATACGACGTATGCCATCTGGGACATGCCAGAAGCGCCATAGTATTTGACATCATCAAGAGATACCTGAGATACCGGGGATATAAGGTGACCCATGTCAGGAACATCACCGACATTGATGACAAGATCATAAAGAGGGCGAATGAGGAGGGCATCTCCACAGAAGCGGTGGCTAAAAAATATACTGATGAATACTACACTGATATGGAGCTTCTCGGCGTAAGCAGGGCTGACATTGAGCCGAACGCCACAGACCATATCAAAGAGATGATAGAGACGATCAGCGGGCTTATTGATAAAGGCTTTGCGTATGCTGTTGATGGTGATGTTTACTTTGAGGTCGCGAAGTTTGAAGGATACGGCAAGCTTTCAAAGAAGAATGTTGACGACCTGATGGCAGGCGCGCGGGTTGACGTGGATGAGAGAAAGAAGAGCCCGCTTGATTTCGCGCTCTGGAAAGCATCAAAACCAAACGAGCCCTGGTGGGAGAGCCCGTGGGGCAAAGGCAGGCCGGGATGGCATATCGAATGCACAGCCATGTCGTCGGAATATCTTGGCGAAACCTTTGACATTCACGGCGGCGGTGCAGACCTGACATTCCCGCATCATGAGAATGAGATCGCGCAGAGCGAGGCGTACACAGGCAAACCGTTCGTGAAGTACTGGATGCACAACGGCTTCATCACACTGGCAAAAGAGAAGATGTCCAAGTCGCTCGGCAACTTCTTCACCATCAAGGAGATACTCGCAAAGTACGACCCTGAAGTGGTCAGGACATTTCTGCTCTCAGCGCACTACAGAAGTCCCATAGAATTTTCAGATGTGCATCTTAATGAGGCTGAGTCGTACATAGACAGGTATTACACAACAGCCACAAGGATCGCTGATTTTATTAAAAATGCAGTAGAGAAAGAGAAGCCCGCATCTTCGGATGAACTGGAAGCGCTCCTCTCTTCTTTTAAGGATAAATTCCAGGGTTCGATGGATGATGACTTCAACACCGCATCTGCATTGGGGCATATATTTGAGCTTATAAGGGAAGTGAATAAATTCCTTGACGCAAAACCGTCAGGCCAGAAGGCAAAGGATCTTGTGCAGAGGACGCGCAGCCTTCTTGCCGAGGCAGGCGGCATATTGAATATCTTTAACAGGACCTCTGAAGAATGGTACAGGTCTTTGATAAAGGTCAAGGGGATAACGCTGACTGAAGAGAAGATCCAGGGGATGATATCTGCTCGGCAGGAAGCAAGGGCTAATAAAGACTGGAAGACATCGGATAATATACGTGACGGACTTCTTGAACAGGGGATCATACTTGAGGACAAGGCCGACGGCACAGGCTGGAAGGTAAAGGTCGGATAG
- a CDS encoding DoxX family protein: MFRRFFSTENDISLFFMRLLLGLVMLPHGAQKLIGLFDGSGYYGTIAFFTGKMGLPYSVAVLVIIAESLGSIFLIIGFMTRLAALGILCIMTGCIYLVHIENGFFMNWSGKQSGEGFEYHLLAIAIALALMIKGGGKWSIDLSLSGGKSKK; the protein is encoded by the coding sequence ATGTTTAGAAGATTCTTCAGCACAGAGAATGACATCTCACTCTTTTTCATGAGGCTGCTTCTCGGTTTGGTGATGCTCCCTCACGGCGCGCAAAAGCTTATCGGCCTCTTCGACGGCTCAGGATATTATGGTACTATCGCATTCTTTACCGGAAAGATGGGTCTGCCGTATTCTGTGGCGGTGCTTGTGATAATAGCCGAATCTCTCGGCTCTATTTTTCTCATCATAGGTTTCATGACGAGGCTGGCTGCTCTCGGCATTCTATGCATAATGACAGGCTGCATATATCTTGTGCACATTGAGAACGGTTTCTTCATGAACTGGTCAGGAAAGCAGAGCGGTGAAGGCTTTGAATATCACCTGCTTGCTATCGCGATAGCCCTTGCCCTGATGATCAAAGGCGGCGGAAAGTGGTCGATAGACCTGTCGCTGTCCGGCGGAAAGTCAAAGAAATAA
- the typA gene encoding translational GTPase TypA has translation MKREDIRNIAIIAHVDHGKTTLLDGMLQQAGIFRVNEKVRERVMDSNDLEREKGITIMAKNTAVDYNGIKINIIDTPGHADFGGEVERTMKMADGVLLLVDASEGPLPQTRFVLNKALELNLPPILVVNKIDRPDARIQEVLNEVYDLFIDLNATEEQLEFPIVYTNAKVGTATLDLDVKPENLKPLFDLIVKTVPPPEGDKDAPLQLLVTNIDYNDYVGRMAVGRIFAGTVNVGDTVAVININGEQVKTKITSMFTYSGLERIEAKTAHVGDIIALSGIEGINIGDTITDINKPMPLPRIKVDEPTISMMFSINTSPFAGKDGKFVTSRNLRDRLEKELLYNVSIRVSFDNTDSFKVMGRGELQLAILIEMMRREGYELSVSMPETITKEINGVKNEPMELLVIDVPEDFVGVVTQQLGMRKGKMQKMLNNGKGRVRLEFRIPSRGLIGFRSQFLTDTRGTGLLNHLFDGYEPWHGPMTSRQTGALVSDRTGRTTTYALFHLQPRGVLFIRDNIQVYEGMVVGENSRDNDLDVNVTKEKKLTNIRASGTDEALQLIPHRQLTLEQSIEFIKEDELIEVTPQHIRLRKRVLDPGKRPKRRE, from the coding sequence ATGAAACGTGAAGACATAAGAAATATCGCAATCATCGCCCATGTTGACCATGGCAAGACTACGCTTCTGGACGGCATGCTGCAGCAGGCAGGCATATTCCGCGTCAATGAAAAGGTGCGTGAAAGGGTAATGGACAGCAACGACCTTGAGCGTGAAAAAGGCATCACAATAATGGCGAAGAACACCGCTGTTGATTACAACGGGATAAAGATAAATATTATAGATACCCCCGGTCACGCCGACTTCGGCGGTGAGGTAGAGAGGACGATGAAGATGGCAGACGGCGTTCTGCTTCTCGTTGATGCTTCTGAAGGCCCTCTGCCCCAGACGCGGTTTGTATTGAACAAGGCGCTTGAACTGAATCTGCCTCCTATCCTTGTTGTGAACAAGATAGACAGGCCTGACGCAAGGATACAGGAAGTGCTGAATGAGGTGTACGACCTCTTCATCGACCTGAACGCAACAGAAGAGCAGCTTGAGTTTCCCATAGTTTATACAAACGCAAAAGTTGGAACCGCTACGCTCGACCTGGATGTTAAGCCTGAGAACCTGAAGCCTCTCTTTGACCTTATAGTTAAGACAGTCCCGCCTCCTGAAGGTGACAAAGACGCGCCGCTTCAGCTGCTCGTAACAAATATCGATTACAACGACTATGTGGGCAGGATGGCTGTGGGCAGAATATTTGCCGGTACTGTGAATGTAGGGGATACCGTGGCTGTGATAAACATCAACGGGGAGCAGGTGAAGACAAAGATAACATCAATGTTCACTTACTCCGGCCTTGAAAGGATAGAAGCAAAGACGGCACATGTCGGCGACATTATCGCGCTTTCCGGCATTGAAGGCATCAACATAGGAGACACGATCACAGATATAAACAAACCGATGCCGCTTCCGAGGATAAAGGTGGATGAACCTACCATCTCAATGATGTTCTCCATCAACACATCGCCCTTCGCAGGCAAGGACGGAAAGTTCGTTACATCAAGAAACCTGAGGGACAGGCTCGAGAAGGAGCTTCTTTACAACGTCTCCATCAGGGTGAGTTTTGACAATACAGATTCATTCAAGGTCATGGGCAGGGGAGAGCTCCAGCTTGCGATACTCATCGAGATGATGAGGCGCGAGGGATATGAGCTTTCAGTATCAATGCCTGAGACGATCACAAAAGAGATCAACGGCGTGAAGAATGAGCCTATGGAGCTTCTTGTCATTGACGTTCCTGAAGATTTTGTCGGTGTTGTGACTCAGCAGCTCGGCATGAGAAAGGGCAAGATGCAGAAGATGCTAAATAACGGAAAAGGCAGGGTGAGGCTTGAATTCAGGATCCCGTCACGCGGCCTTATAGGTTTCAGGTCGCAGTTCCTTACAGACACAAGGGGCACAGGACTTCTCAACCATCTCTTTGACGGTTACGAGCCGTGGCACGGGCCTATGACATCAAGGCAGACAGGCGCGCTTGTTTCAGACAGGACAGGCAGAACCACTACATACGCTCTCTTTCACCTTCAGCCAAGAGGCGTGCTTTTTATCAGGGATAACATCCAGGTCTATGAGGGCATGGTCGTCGGCGAGAATTCGCGCGATAACGACCTCGATGTCAACGTGACCAAGGAGAAGAAGCTCACCAACATCCGCGCATCTGGCACTGACGAAGCGCTTCAGCTCATCCCGCACAGACAGCTGACGCTTGAGCAGTCTATAGAGTTCATCAAGGAAGATGAGCTGATAGAGGTCACGCCTCAGCATATCAGGCTGAGAAAGAGGGTGCTTGATCCGGGCAAGAGGCCGAAGAGAAGGGAATAG
- the hcp gene encoding hydroxylamine reductase produces MFCNQCEQTMEGGCDKKIGVCGKNEDISSLQDITIFGLKGVAAYAHHARELGKSDPEIDAITQAALYSTLTNVNFSLADNIKTALSVGTATVKAMALLDEAHTSRLGIPEPVTVSEDRVQGKSILVTGHNLYALEDLLKQTEGKGINIYTHSEMLPAHGYPKLKKFSHLKGNVGKAWHDQRRVFDDFPGAILVTTNCVMPVRGTYGDRMFTYDVTGVENSLKIENNDFSPLIKKALSLPDADVKSDKTLTTGFHHENVLKLAPQIIEAVKAGKIKRFFVIAGCDSPGDGSDYFRELAELVPKDCVILTTSCGKFRFNDIDFGNIDGIPRYIDLGQCNNSISAVKIALALADAFKCSVNELPLTIALSWFEQKAVAILLGLFSLGVKNIYLGPKPPEFVTPGVLKVLQDNFNLKLTGDAKVDIKNMLG; encoded by the coding sequence ATGTTTTGTAACCAATGCGAACAGACAATGGAAGGCGGATGTGACAAGAAGATAGGGGTATGCGGGAAGAACGAGGATATATCAAGCCTTCAGGATATTACTATCTTCGGGCTGAAAGGTGTTGCGGCATACGCGCATCACGCCAGAGAGCTTGGAAAGAGCGATCCTGAGATAGACGCCATTACACAGGCTGCTCTCTACTCGACGCTTACAAATGTCAATTTCAGCCTGGCGGACAATATCAAGACAGCTCTGAGTGTGGGTACGGCAACTGTAAAGGCGATGGCGCTTCTTGATGAGGCACATACCTCAAGATTGGGAATACCCGAACCTGTGACGGTCTCTGAGGACAGGGTGCAGGGCAAGAGCATACTTGTCACAGGCCACAACCTCTACGCTCTTGAAGACCTGCTCAAGCAGACCGAGGGCAAGGGCATTAATATATACACCCACTCTGAGATGCTTCCTGCGCACGGTTATCCCAAGCTTAAGAAGTTCAGCCACTTAAAGGGAAATGTGGGCAAGGCATGGCATGACCAGAGAAGGGTCTTTGACGACTTCCCCGGAGCCATCCTCGTCACAACAAACTGCGTGATGCCTGTGAGAGGCACATACGGCGACAGGATGTTCACTTATGACGTGACCGGCGTTGAGAATTCATTAAAGATCGAGAACAATGATTTCTCTCCTCTTATTAAGAAGGCTCTTTCGCTGCCTGATGCTGATGTTAAATCAGACAAAACTCTGACAACCGGTTTTCATCATGAGAATGTCCTGAAGCTTGCTCCGCAGATAATAGAGGCTGTCAAGGCTGGAAAGATCAAGAGGTTCTTTGTTATCGCAGGGTGTGATTCACCGGGTGACGGGAGCGATTACTTCAGGGAGCTGGCAGAGCTTGTTCCAAAAGACTGCGTGATACTGACAACTTCATGCGGCAAGTTCAGGTTCAATGACATTGACTTCGGGAATATCGACGGCATCCCGCGCTATATAGACCTGGGACAGTGCAACAACTCTATCTCCGCTGTCAAGATCGCGCTCGCGCTCGCTGATGCGTTCAAATGCTCGGTGAACGAACTGCCTCTTACCATAGCGCTCTCATGGTTTGAGCAGAAGGCTGTCGCGATTTTGCTCGGCCTCTTCAGCCTCGGGGTAAAGAATATCTACTTAGGGCCCAAGCCGCCTGAGTTTGTGACGCCCGGCGTATTAAAGGTGCTTCAGGACAACTTCAACCTGAAGCTTACAGGCGATGCGAAAGTTGACATAAAGAACATGCTGGGATAA